TAGGTGTACGTCCATGCGTTGCCCGCCGGATCGGTGACCTTGGAGCGGTTGCCCCTCGCGTCGTACTCGTAGGTGGTCAGGCGGCCCGCGTCGGAGTCCTTCTGGGTGTAGTGCTTCAGCATGGTGACCCGGCCGAGGGCGTCGTAGGACGTCCAGGTTTTCGGCCGGGTCGAGCCCGGAGGGTCCACGAACGTGCTGGACAGGCCGTAGGACGTGTAGGTCGCGTCCTTGTAGTCGTCGCCCTGGTAGGCAGTCGCCCGGACCTCGCGTTCCAGGCCGTCGTAGCGGTACTCGGTCCATGAGGGGAACAGCCACTTCGACTTCGGGGCGAACAGAGCCGTGTCCGGTTCTCCCTTCGCCAGATAGCCCCCCGTCTTCTCGTGGACGAGGCCGTGGTCGTCGTACTTGGTGTCCACGATGATGCGGCCGGGGCCATGGGCCTCCGCCTGCTGCTGGACCTCGCGCCCCAGACCGTCGTAGAGGGTGATGCCCGTGGCGTAGGAACCGTCGTCCTTCAGGGTTTTGACGGTCACCGCCGCCGGACGGTTCTCCGCGCTCGTGGCGATCGCGGCCTGGTAGGCGATCTGCACGCTCGGCGACTGTCCCGCGCCCGAGCGGGACGAGGACCAACCCTTCACCAGACGGCCGAGAGCGTCGTACTCGGTGCGTGTGACACGGCCGTTGGGATCGGTGACCGACAGGGGGAGACCGCGCCCGGGGTCATAGGCCGTGATGGTCTCGTAGCCCTTGGCGTCGAGGGATTTCACCTCGGTGACCGGACCGCCCTCGTCGGCCGGGGTGTACCTGGTCTCCGTCGTGCCCTGGCCGGGAGACGTGACGGTTCGGACCCTGCCCAGCGGGTCGTAGGTGGTCGTGACGACGAAGGAGTACGCCGTGCCGGCACCGTCGATCTCGGCCTTCGAGGTGACCATGCCTCTGGTCGGCGTCGCGCCGTAGGAAAGACCGTCGTACGTGAACCGCGCGGCCGACCTGAGTTTGGTGGCAGGGTCCGCAGAGTCGTGCGCCGCGCATGAAGTGCCCGTGCTGCGCTGCTCCTTCGGCAGACCGATCAGCCACGCGGTGGTGTTGTGGAGGTACGACGTCTTCGTGCACGTCTGGTCGGAGAGGGTCTCGGCGGTGCCGTCGGGCTTGACGACGGCCGTCTCGACCTGGGTGGGCAGGCCATAGGTGTCGTCGACCGTGGTGAGCGTGCGCACGGCGCGCCATCCCGAGTCCTGGGTCTGGATCTCGTCCGTTCGTCTGACGCCGGTGCGGTGGGCGAGCAGCGGGTCGGCGGCGGTTCCGTCCTCGTTCTCGCGGGCTCGGGAAGCCGTCTGCGCGGACCACGGGTAGTCGAGCGTGCGCTTGAGGACCTTGCCGTCGGAGTCCCGGTAGGTGATGGTCTCCGCGGTCATGCCGGCGTACTGCGGAGCGTCGTCCGCAACGAGTGTGTAGGTGCCGGTGGAGTCCTTCACCTCACCACCGACGCCCAGGAGATAGCGGGTCACTGAGAGAGACTGGGACTGCGCCTCTCCGACCTCGGACGTGACCGTCTCGCCCTCGACGACCTTCACCTGTCGGTAGCCACGCCAGTCGCTGTAGGTGCGCAGTGCGGGACGGGTGAACTCGTCGTCGTTCTTGGCCCAAGCGGCGCCGGAGTACTCGTACTTCGTGGTGACCGGCTTGCTCCGGGAGGTGACCTTGTCCGTCTCCGTCACCGAATCGACGACGTACTTGTTGAACCACGCCTTGGCAGGGGTCTTCTCGTCACCGTCGGGTGACCAACGCACCGGGAAGCAGGTGCCGTTGCTCCTTCCCTTGTCCTCGGCGGGCTCGGTGGCACAGCCCCCCGTGTACTCGACCTGGACGTCCCCGCCGTTCTCCGTGGAGACGGTTCCGATGCGAGGGCGGGTGAAGCCGGGACGCTGGTCGTTCTTGCCCGTCAGTACCAGGTTGGGCAGTTGGCGGTCCTGGAGACGGCCGTGGAGAGGTGAGGAGGAGCCGACCGTGTACTGCGCGAAACTCACCCCGTAGTTGGACTGGACGGTGCCGGTCGTGTCTCCGGGCGCGTAACCGGTGCGGGTGATGGAGTTGAGCCACAGACCGGGGGCGGTGTCGTACCAGTCCTCGGGGAAGGACTGGCGGAGCGTGTACTTGTCGACCGGGCCCAGGCTGGTCTGCCCCGCGCGAGCCGCCTTCGTCGTGACCGTGTCCAGACGCCACTGCGTCCAGAACGACGGGAACGCCGGGCACAGCTTGGACGTGGACTTGCAGTTGAGGTTGCCGGGAGTGTCCCACCAGGGGCGATAGGCGCCCGGGTCGTCGGTCTTGGCGAAGTTGGTCTCGGTGCAGGCCGTGTCCGACTTGAGGCAGCGCTGCTTGACACCGAAGTCCACGGTCGCCGACGGCTTGGTCAGACCGTCGGGGCGCATGCCGTACTCGATGGACGCCGGGTACGCGTAACGGTCGTATTGCTCGGGCGACTTGAACTTCTCACGGACGGCGTAGTAGTTGGTCTCCTGCTTCCAGTTGACGATCATCGTGTTGCCGTTGACGTCGACGACCTTGTCCATGCCCCAGCGCCAGGCCTGCTGCTTGCCTGCCCCACAGCGGGAGTCGGCGAAGGCCGTGGCGTGGCACGGCTCACCCGAGTGGTTACCGAAGACCGGAACGGTGGAGACGGAGTTGGTGGTCGCGTGGCCTCCACCCACCGTGTTCTGGCCGTAGTAGTACTGGGTGCCGTCTGTGGTGGTGACGACCCAGTACTCACCGTTGTTGTCGTCGTTGGTACCGCCCACGCGGTGTTCGACCCGGGTGCCGTCGTCCTGCTGGGGACGGTAGATCTCGGTGTCCTTGTCGGGGTCGCTGCCGGATGCCGCGTCCCGGACCAGTTCCGTGGTCTTGCCGCCCAGCGACATCACCGCGTTGTACGACACCCAGCACAGGTCGGAGGTCTTGTCCTTCTTGGCTGTGTTGTTGGGAGTTCCGGCCTTGAGAGGCTTGCGGTCGTCCTGGCAGGCGCGGTAGCGGCGCTCGATGTAGCCAGGGTCGTACGACCAGCCCTCGCCGATCCAGGATGCCTGGGGCGAGGAGACGGACGTACGGCCGTCCACGCTCTGCGAGCTGTAGTTGAAGGAGATCGCGGGAGTCGGCCCCGCGGGCGGGTTCGGCACCGTGAGCGGGTACGACCAGCTGAACGCGCCCGATGATCCACCCGCGGTCCACTTGCCGTCGGAGGTGAGCGGTGTCGCCTTGAAGGTGCCGCCGCCACCGGAGCCGGAGTCGACCGCGCCGACGACTGCTGTGCCACTTCCCGCGGTGGCGACCGGTGTTGCCCGGTGGTAAGCCGCTTGGACGACACCGGAGTTCGAGGGCTTTACGGAGTTCGCCGAGGCAGGGGTCACCGTGCCGTCGGCTGCGGGGTCGACCGTGGCCGTGAGCGATGCCGACGCAGTGTCGTTCGTGGTCTCCAGTTCCTCGTACGCCTGGCATGCCTCGTCGTCCGGCGCCGTCAGGTAGCAGTCGGGGAACTGCACGAAGCGCAGCCGGGATGCCCAGTCAGCGCCGTAGAGGTTCTCGAACTTGGCGTAGTCCAGCTTCACGGAGATCGGGACCGCCCCGCCAGCGGGGGCCTCCACAACGATGACGGCGCCGTCGACGCCCTGGGCCGTCGGATCGGTGCGCTGCGGGATCGTCACCTGCCATGTGCCTGTCGGCACCGGCTGGTCGGCCGCCTGACCGAGGCTCACCGGCAGGCTGCCGGCAGGTGTCAGCGCCGCCTGTTCCGCTTCCCGTCCGGCGGTGCGGCCCGAGGCCGCTGTGATGGACGAACCGAAAAAAACTGGCTGCGTCCCGGCGGGAGTGGTCGTCGTGTTGGCCGGCGCTTCGAGTCGGTCCTTGGGGACCTTGGCCCGCAATGTCGAGCGGTCCAGGCTGAATTTTTCGCCTGGGATCGACTCTTCCTTCTCGAGCTGTTCCAAGGTCAGAGTCTCCCGGCCGACCTCTGCCTGCGCCGGATCCGGGGGGAGCGCCATCGCCTGTGCGGGAAGCAGTCCGACCAGCAGCACCGCGGCCGTTACCGGGACGACTGCGTGTGCAAGACGGCGCCTGCGAGCATGCGAAAGTCCATCGAACACGACAAGGTCCCCCCGGACCACTTGAAGCGGGACCGATGAAGGACCACGCGTGACGACTTACCTGAGAGCACAGATTCTGTGATCACTCTGTGAAAAAACACCAGATGCGACGGACCGATGTGATGATCGTCACCGTGTGTAACACATCATTACGCTGCGAATACCCTTCAAAGCGGGATTTCGCTTTACGTGGGATTGACTTCCCCTTTATCGACCATTGAGGAAATTCAAGAACCTTGCGACATAAGGCATGCCGATGCAGACTATTTGCCCTGGTTCACATCGCTTTGCGAGCGGGTGCCCAGGATCGCTCGACGCTCCTTCCAGAGCAGCGCGCCCGCGCAAGGGAGGAAGCCCCGAAGATCTGCACAGGGTGACGACAGTTCCCCCATAGGTCATCATCGGCTGGCCACACGAGGGGGAAGGGGAACCCGCCCGATGACGCACAACCGGCGCCGCCTGCCCGGCCGTCGGGCCGGAGCGGCACTGCTCGCCGCCGCGGTCACCACGACCGGCATCGTCTACGTCGGCTTCCGGCTGTCCGACGACGTCCACGACGACAGGGCCCGCGGCCGAAGCAGTCCGACGGTCACCGAATCCGTCGCGCTCGCGCGGGCTGCGAGGACGGGGAAGTCCGTCGAGGTGACCGCGGCTCGCACCGCCCGTTCCACCACATGGGCCCGGCCCGACGGCCAGATGGCGAAGCAGCTGTACTCCTCCCCGATCCGGGCCAAGGTGGACGGCGAGTGGAAGGGGATCGACCCCAAC
This is a stretch of genomic DNA from Streptomyces sp. NBC_00285. It encodes these proteins:
- a CDS encoding polymorphic toxin-type HINT domain-containing protein; this encodes MALPPDPAQAEVGRETLTLEQLEKEESIPGEKFSLDRSTLRAKVPKDRLEAPANTTTTPAGTQPVFFGSSITAASGRTAGREAEQAALTPAGSLPVSLGQAADQPVPTGTWQVTIPQRTDPTAQGVDGAVIVVEAPAGGAVPISVKLDYAKFENLYGADWASRLRFVQFPDCYLTAPDDEACQAYEELETTNDTASASLTATVDPAADGTVTPASANSVKPSNSGVVQAAYHRATPVATAGSGTAVVGAVDSGSGGGGTFKATPLTSDGKWTAGGSSGAFSWSYPLTVPNPPAGPTPAISFNYSSQSVDGRTSVSSPQASWIGEGWSYDPGYIERRYRACQDDRKPLKAGTPNNTAKKDKTSDLCWVSYNAVMSLGGKTTELVRDAASGSDPDKDTEIYRPQQDDGTRVEHRVGGTNDDNNGEYWVVTTTDGTQYYYGQNTVGGGHATTNSVSTVPVFGNHSGEPCHATAFADSRCGAGKQQAWRWGMDKVVDVNGNTMIVNWKQETNYYAVREKFKSPEQYDRYAYPASIEYGMRPDGLTKPSATVDFGVKQRCLKSDTACTETNFAKTDDPGAYRPWWDTPGNLNCKSTSKLCPAFPSFWTQWRLDTVTTKAARAGQTSLGPVDKYTLRQSFPEDWYDTAPGLWLNSITRTGYAPGDTTGTVQSNYGVSFAQYTVGSSSPLHGRLQDRQLPNLVLTGKNDQRPGFTRPRIGTVSTENGGDVQVEYTGGCATEPAEDKGRSNGTCFPVRWSPDGDEKTPAKAWFNKYVVDSVTETDKVTSRSKPVTTKYEYSGAAWAKNDDEFTRPALRTYSDWRGYRQVKVVEGETVTSEVGEAQSQSLSVTRYLLGVGGEVKDSTGTYTLVADDAPQYAGMTAETITYRDSDGKVLKRTLDYPWSAQTASRARENEDGTAADPLLAHRTGVRRTDEIQTQDSGWRAVRTLTTVDDTYGLPTQVETAVVKPDGTAETLSDQTCTKTSYLHNTTAWLIGLPKEQRSTGTSCAAHDSADPATKLRSAARFTYDGLSYGATPTRGMVTSKAEIDGAGTAYSFVVTTTYDPLGRVRTVTSPGQGTTETRYTPADEGGPVTEVKSLDAKGYETITAYDPGRGLPLSVTDPNGRVTRTEYDALGRLVKGWSSSRSGAGQSPSVQIAYQAAIATSAENRPAAVTVKTLKDDGSYATGITLYDGLGREVQQQAEAHGPGRIIVDTKYDDHGLVHEKTGGYLAKGEPDTALFAPKSKWLFPSWTEYRYDGLEREVRATAYQGDDYKDATYTSYGLSSTFVDPPGSTRPKTWTSYDALGRVTMLKHYTQKDSDAGRLTTYEYDARGNRSKVTDPAGNAWTYTYDARGRVTSATDPDTGKTDTWYDSADRPNHVASALDQHTYTEYDVLGRVLKVRQGSTTATPVKEYTYDDAPGGIGQPLSSKRHTDTGDYVSRVTGYDAEYHVTGSETVIPANSMTTGLSGTYAYSYTYTPTGKPLSVTLPAAGGLAREKVVTRYSGDGLPESTSGQTWYTADAAYSPYGEVLRAVSGSQPYRVWTTNFVNPFNGQLQRTVTDRETAGPHRIADNYYSYDASGTITSNSRQLGDPADKVWDTQCFTYDVLGELVHAWTSKVAPAGDGTGCKAASGTTWGHRTDYATSSGPVTDAPDESTDAATPDSALKSTLSAAAPDTTTVSTGATAYRQSFTFDWLGNRAAMTEHDPADATKNVTFTYGYGKTIDATPTTPAYRTQPHTMTTVSSNPSGRGSSYTYEATGNTTVRALSGATQNLLWSPENKLDSITAGGNKTTYIYDAAGNRLLENSSSGSTLYLGETELTTNATGTITKASRSYAQAGAPTVVRSTTNGATTGHKLTVLISDHLGTANTSVDLSSGQAVTRRDFKPYGDVRGAKPSTWPNKRSYLGVGIDDTTTGLTHIGAREYDQASGHFLSADPVIDLADPLQMNGYAYSNNSPVSKSDPTGLMLNGDSGGTAPCTKVGGCVRDDPSKPPPSTWKDEGNGQLDYDGDGYISIFPTVKVPTKWSKAHQYIDAFYAQLDDLCSLYGRNECTDLSAPINASNVNNAKGAACLAVGRACPGGLSWGMSASMATGVSAAMDGGEGPGLGSIAFGGKRGPKSKCNQCFLGGTKVLLSDKSSKNIEEIRVGDKVLATDPETGESGPRKVTRLIITEDDKHFNELTIKTPEGERKLTATYEHPFWVPEAGQWLEARDLTPGTTLRTLDGSTVTVTANRAFSKHARTYNLTVEDLHTYYVLAGETSVLVHNSNCSGDPNAKGGIYTLRDVDGNVVRTGRTNDLERREREHARGEDTADYSFQVEYRTDVYREQRGLEQIVWIQSGRPTLPGVRRTAGVSVRNRNYNKYMDAAGRFFAKWYPGQGG